DNA sequence from the Tissierella sp. genome:
AAAATGCAATAGTAGCAGATGAAGAAGGATATATCAATTTTATATATCCTGTTTCTGCGATTCCTACAAATCACAAAGTAAGACTTGCTGATGGGAGAGAGTTTAGTGCTATGTGTGCTATTGACGCTATGGGCACAGCATTTACATTCAAACAAGATGCAGATGTGGAGTCTAAGTGTAGCAATACTGGCGCTGATATTAAAGTAAGTATTAGGGGTGGTAAAATTAGTAGATATGAACCAAGTGATCTCCATATACTTCATGTAGACTTAAATAAAAATGCAAATTGGTCTGGTAATTGCTGAAATATCATGAATTTCTTCTGTACGGAGAAAGATTATAATTTATGGGTTGAAGAAATGAAATTAGATGAATCAGGTATATTTTGTCTAAATGCTGAGGAAGCTATAATAGTTTCAAAAATGCTATTTAGTGTAACTGATATATAAAAAAAGAGTATATCCCCCCTAGTTTTTGTCAATCCTAATGATAAGAACTAGGGGGTGCTTTTTTATGCTAAACTTTCCAATTAAAAATAAAGAAAAAAGTGAAATGCTAGAAAATATAAGACTAGCTCACAAACAATGGGAAGAAAAAATAAATTTTTTTCAATCAGTTACTGATCCTGATTTAATTGATTATGCAATATTTGAAATGGAAGCTTCTAGGCTTAAGTATATTTATCTTTTTAAGCAGTATAAGAGTGAATTAGCAAATGAAAAAATAGTTGAAAATGCAATTAGTTAACTCATGGCTAGTACAAAAAAATGTAATATTTCCTCTCCTACTTTTATAGATATAGTATAATAAGAGTAGGAGGGATAGAGATGGGACTAAATACAATTTTTTATTATGCTATTGGCCTTATTCTACTATATATACTAGGTATTTTTCTTGTTTGGCCAATTAAGAAAATATTTAAATTGATAATCAATGGAATATTAGGTGGAGTAACACTATTGGTATTTAACTTTATAGGGGGTTTTTTCGGACTAGGTATTGCTATAAACCCATTAAATGCCATTATAGTGGGATTGCTAGGAGTGCCAGGGGTAATTTTATTATTAGTTCTTCAATTAATAATATAACCCCTCAGTATAGGGGTATGATTTGCATAAAAGTACAAAATATGATATGTTTAAGAGGTATAAAAATATAATAGGTAGGGGGTATACAAATGACAGCTATAAAAATGCAAATACAAAAAAGAACGGATACGGGTAAAAATTTTGTAGACAAAATGAGAGTAAACAAAACAATACCAGCAGTTATATACAGCAAGGGAGAAGAAAGTGTACATGCTTCTGTAAATGAAACTGAATTTCTAAGGGTATATAAATTAGCAGGAAGTTCATCACTTTTAGGGCTAGAATTAGAAGGTGTAACCATACCAGCTATAATCAAGGAAATACAAAGACACCCTTTTAAAAATGAAATACTTCATATTGATTTCCACAAATTAAATATGAAGGAAAAAGTAAAGATGAGTGTTCCAATTACATTGGCTAATAGAGACTCCATCAAACTACAACCTTCAATTTTGATGCAATTATTAGATCAAATTGAAATAGAATGTTTACCTGGCAACATACCAAATGGAGCTGAAGTAAATGTTGAAGATATGGATTTTACAACTCCAATCTTAGTAAAAGATTTAGATATTGCTAAAGATGAAAATGTTGTAATCTTAAGAGATTTAGAAGATGTAGTTTGTACATTGACACAACCAAGTACAGTTAAAGATGATAATAATGAAGATGCACCAGAAGCTACAGAAGCAGCACCGGATGTAATAGAATAAATAACAAATTCAAAAACCCATATGGATTTTCCATATGGGTTATCTTAGCCCTTTTATGAGTCGCAAATACTTATCTTTTTTCCATCTCTTATTATCTTATCTTCTGATTCTAGTAATTTCATAGTCCTCGTTACAGTGCTCCTCGTAGAACCAATCATATTGGCTAATTCTTCATGAGTAAGATTAAGGTCAAGGTCATATCCTGATTCTTTTAAAGAGTTTTGTTGTATAGATAATCTTTTTAAAAGAGAAAATAGTCTTTCCTTAGTGCTTAAGTATGCATTATCATAAAGCTGTGACATGAGTATCCTGAACTTTGTAGTAATCATTAACAGGATGCTATCATATACTAAAGGATTTTCCTGCAGATAGTTATGAAAAACACTCTTATTAATCTTACAAACCTTAACATCAGAATATGTTTTTGTAATAACACGATCAGTATCCTGCTGCAACATAGTTATTTCTCCAAACATGTCTCCATTAGATAATATTAATATTGTCCTTTCAGCCCCTTCTAGGTCTAAAAAAGATTGTTTCACTATCCCATCTAAAATTAAATAGAGATAGTCCAACTTTTTAAATTCAAATTCAATTAATGTATCTTTTTCAAAATCAATGATAGTTCCAATATCTTTAAAATGCTTTAAAAGAATATTCTTATATTCATAGTTAATAGAATAGCTCTTGTTTAAATTCAAGATTTCAACTCCTTTCAAGTACTGGTAATAAGTACATTCGAAATCTGTGCTTCTAATGATATTTTATAGTAAAATTCAACTTATTACACTATTAATATAATTTATAATTGTTAGAACATTATTAAGAAAATGTATTCTAGAACACATTAATCTTAGAGCTTTTATAATATCATATAAGTAAGATATTCTCAAAATAATTAAATAGTCAGAAAAAGGAATTACAAAATTATTTTATATAATCGTAGCAATTAAATACATTTAGCTAGGTTGCCAGTTTATAACATTTATGTATTTTAATGGTCCTGCTAGCTATTTGATAATAAGGGGGGATTGATTATATAATAATGTATAATGGGTTGATTAGAACTATTTAACAAAAAAGAAATTAAATTGTCTTAAAAATTAAGGAGGGGACTAGTAATGCTTAGGAAAAATAAAGGAAAGTTAGTTTTATTTATCATCTTAATTTTATCAGTTAATTTTCTAGCTGCTTGTAGCAATAATCAAGATTCATCAGAAAAGGTTTTAAGGATAGGGGTAGTTGGACCTGAATCTGGAGGTTCGGCTCAATTAGGACAAGGTCAACGCAGGTCAATCGAATTAGCTGTAAGTGAAATAAATGAAAAGCAATTAGCAGGAGAATGGAAATTAGAAGCATTTTTTGAAGATGATGAAGGTAATCCAACTAAATCATCAAGTGCTACAAATAAATTGATTCAAGAATCTAAAACTCATGTTATTATAGCAGCTATCAATAGTTCTGCAACTCTAGCAGATATGGTTGTAACTGAAAGAGCAGGTATTCCTCAAATCACACCTGGTTCCACAGGAGCTTCCATCACTGAACAGGGAAATGAGTGGATTTTCCGTACAGCAGCAAATGATGCCTTCCAGGCAGATGCAC
Encoded proteins:
- a CDS encoding pro-sigmaK processing inhibitor BofA family protein — translated: MGLNTIFYYAIGLILLYILGIFLVWPIKKIFKLIINGILGGVTLLVFNFIGGFFGLGIAINPLNAIIVGLLGVPGVILLLVLQLII
- a CDS encoding DUF2508 family protein — its product is MLNFPIKNKEKSEMLENIRLAHKQWEEKINFFQSVTDPDLIDYAIFEMEASRLKYIYLFKQYKSELANEKIVENAIS
- a CDS encoding Crp/Fnr family transcriptional regulator; the protein is MNLNKSYSINYEYKNILLKHFKDIGTIIDFEKDTLIEFEFKKLDYLYLILDGIVKQSFLDLEGAERTILILSNGDMFGEITMLQQDTDRVITKTYSDVKVCKINKSVFHNYLQENPLVYDSILLMITTKFRILMSQLYDNAYLSTKERLFSLLKRLSIQQNSLKESGYDLDLNLTHEELANMIGSTRSTVTRTMKLLESEDKIIRDGKKISICDS
- the saoL gene encoding MerB-like organometallic lyase SaoL, yielding MEEVQYRYYTNEQLEIDSIDSKLSREEKKIRRYLMNYVIDNGQALNISNSSKIAKDSEMIDEEVDNVLDSLFEKNAIVADEEGYINFIYPVSAIPTNHKVRLADGREFSAMCAIDAMGTAFTFKQDADVESKCSNTGADIKVSIRGGKISRYEPSDLHILHVDLNKNANWSGNCUNIMNFFCTEKDYNLWVEEMKLDESGIFCLNAEEAIIVSKMLFSVTDI
- a CDS encoding 50S ribosomal protein L25 — its product is MTAIKMQIQKRTDTGKNFVDKMRVNKTIPAVIYSKGEESVHASVNETEFLRVYKLAGSSSLLGLELEGVTIPAIIKEIQRHPFKNEILHIDFHKLNMKEKVKMSVPITLANRDSIKLQPSILMQLLDQIEIECLPGNIPNGAEVNVEDMDFTTPILVKDLDIAKDENVVILRDLEDVVCTLTQPSTVKDDNNEDAPEATEAAPDVIE